A DNA window from Xyrauchen texanus isolate HMW12.3.18 chromosome 6, RBS_HiC_50CHRs, whole genome shotgun sequence contains the following coding sequences:
- the tmem70 gene encoding transmembrane protein 70, mitochondrial: protein MYQIGILHGLRRLSNNQQHFIRNICIRSTSNSCENIYKAFHTYAAPVRSHDHLLHEIRRSFLKVHLQKVQPNVAVRCYASSPVQPEDGELIYTGNLGKAVLGVKFFSYSSSMFSLCVMPYVLMKTGIGVNSFALQVAFCGFIGFFTFLTPVLLHVITKGYVVRLYHNKETDMYTAITYSALLLEKRTVFHQSDVNIPDVSRMFTSFYAKKHSMLVNPMLFALPHDYNHLMGYDRPFSFDTDDLNKPDKS, encoded by the exons ATGTATCAAATCGGAATTTTACACGGACTGCGGCGTCTTTCAAACAATCAGCAACATTTCATTAGAAACATCTGTATTCGTTCGACGTCAAACAGCTGTGAAAATATTTACAAAGCTTTCCACACTTATGCTGCGCCTGTGAGGAGCCACGATCATTTGCTGCATGAGATCCGAAGGTCGTTTTTAAAAGTCCATCTACAAAAG GTTCAACCAAATGTAGCTGTTAGATGCTATGCGTCCTCACCAGTCCAGCCTGAAGATGGGGAATTGATTTACACAGGCAACCTGGGCAAAGCTGTTCTTG GTGTGAAGTTTTTCTCCTATTCCAGCAGTATGTTTAGCCTCTGTGTGATGCCATACGTCCTCATGAAAACAGGCATTGGTGTGAACAGTTTTGCTCTGCAAGTGGCATTTTGCGGCTTTATAGGTTTCTTCACATTTCTGACCCCTGTTCTCCTTCACGTGATCACCAAAGGATACGTGGTACGCCTATACCATAACAAAGAGACGGACATGTACACAGCCATCACTTACAGTGCCCTTCTACTGGAGAAACGGACTGTGTTCCACCAAAGTGATGTCAATATTCCTGACGTGAGCCGGATGTTCACCAGTTTTTATGCCAAGAAACACTCCATGCTGGTTAACCCAATGCTTTTTGCCTTGCCCCATGACTACAACCACCTTATGGGTTACGATCGGCCCTTCTCATTTGACACAGACGATTTAAACAAACCAGACAAAAGTTAG